One region of Juglans regia cultivar Chandler chromosome 4, Walnut 2.0, whole genome shotgun sequence genomic DNA includes:
- the LOC109021382 gene encoding protein AUXIN RESPONSE 4, producing the protein MAIITEEQDQPQSPKRSHSQTQPPRSDKLISTPNSKSQTANPFTFWFYFTLLVSLTTLVFISLSYLSPHQDPKSWFLSLPNNLRQHYIKGRIIKVQTSPKQAPIEVFTMEHGPVGSENVVLVHGLGLSSYSFREVISILGSKGVHVVAIDLPGNGFSDKSVVEVVEGGNGVFGRLLDVYDEIQEKGLFWAFDKVIETGQIPYEEIGNRVSKRKVIRPIELNPDEIGRVLGQVVETMGLAPVHLVLHDSGLGFGGNWVLENPGLVRSVTLIDTDSKAVGALPLWILEIPVVREVVLGVSIVYTQFINLCCSRGIGVSDAEAHRLLLRGRDGRRAVVGMGRKMNQSFNIAEWGGSDGLKDMPMQVLWSSDWSKEWSEEGHRVADALPQAAFATHSGGRWPHKDAADKLAESIVQFVSSLPKSVRKVEEEIIPEHIQKMFDDEKRSDNPHHHAHGGHDHHDSHAHAHGAGYMDAYGLDRGWSS; encoded by the exons ATGGCGATTATAACTGAAGAGCAAGACCAGCCCCAATCCCCCAAGAGATCACACTCCCAAACCCAACCACCCAGAAGTgacaaactcatttcaactcccAATTCGAAATCCCAAACTGCCAACCCCTTTACCTTCTGGTTCTACTTCACCCTGTTAGTCTCCCTCACCACCCTTGTTTTCATCTCCCTCTCTTATCTAAGCCCTCATCAAGACCCCAAGTCTTGGTTTTTAAGCCTACCCAATAATCTTCGTCAGCACTACATAAAGGGTCGCATTATTAAGGTCCAAACAAGCCCAAAACAAGCACCCATTGAGGTTTTTACCATGGAACACGGCCCTGTTGGGTCTGAAAATGTTGTGTTAGTTCATGGTCTGGGTCTTAGTTCCTACTCCTTTCGTGAAGTTATCAGTATTTTAGGCTCAAAAGGTGTTCATGTGGTTGCTATTGATTTACCTGGAAACGGGTTTTCTGATAAGTCAGTAGTAGAGGTTGTTGAGGGAGGGAATGGGGTTTTTGGCAGGCTTTTGGATGTGTATGATGAAATCCAAGAAAAGGGTTTGTTTTGGGCATTTGATAAGGTGATTGAGACTGGGCAGATTCCTTACGAGGAAATTGGGAACCGGGTTTCAAAGAGGAAGGTCATTAGACCAATTGAATTGAATCCTGATGAGATTGGGAGGGTGTTGGGGCAAGTGGTTGAGACAATGGGACTGGCTCCTGTGCATTTAGTTTTGCATGATTCTGGTTTGGGCTTTGGTGGTAATTGGGTTTTGGAGAATCCAGGGTTAGTGAGGAGTGTGACGCTTATTGATACTGATTCTAAAGCAGTAGGGGCATTGCCTTTGTGGATTTTAGAAATTCCAGTTGTTAGGGAGGTCGTGCTGGGTGTTTCAATTGTGTATACACAGTTTATAAACTTGTGTTGTTCAAGGGGGATTGGTGTTTCAGATGCAGAGGCACATAGACTTCTTTTGAGGGGAAGGGATGGTAGGAGAGCTGTTGTAGGTATGGGGAGGAAGATGAATCAAAGCTTCAATATAGCTGAGTGGGGTGGTTCAGATGGTTTAAAAGATATGCCCATGCAAGTTCTTTGGTCTAGTGATTGGTCCAAAGAATGGAGTGAAGAGGGACATCGTGTTGCTGATGCACTTCCACAGGCAGCTTTTGCCACACATTCTGGTGGGCGGTGGCCTCAT AAGGATGCAGCGGATAAGCTAGCTGAAAGTATTGTTCAATTTGTTTCCTCATTACCCAAATCTGTCAGAAAAGTTGAGGAAGAGATTATCCCAGAACATATTCAGAAGATGTTTGATGATGAAAAAAGAAGTGATAATCCCCATCACCATGCTCATGGCGGCCATGACCACCATGATAGTCATGCTCATGCTCATGGAGCTGGTTACATGGATGCATATGGGCTTGATCGCGGATGGTCAAGTTGa
- the LOC108985287 gene encoding dirigent protein 17-like, with product MENTDTVQETESSSRGVFKLLGEPAIVINGVPHMSPNDSTPVLSNTVNNAESNGNTVFGDWLEGRTVQKLFGEQYYSGMVTEFDKESGWYRVVYEDGDFEDLDWHELEEVLLPLDITVPLRSLALKTIRRSKKVVNKSGKNVGHSRIGKAKNVASKGKKISEHEEAKVDKAQLFIEGKQE from the coding sequence ATGGAAAACACAGACACAGTGCAGGAAACAGAGTCTTCATCGAGAGGGGTTTTCAAGTTACTTGGAGAACCTGCGATAGTTATTAATGGGGTGCCCCACATGTCCCCAAATGACAGCACTCCTGTTCTCTCTAACACTGTAAATAATGCAGAATCGAATGGGAATACAGTTTTCGGTGACTGGTTGGAAGGGCGGACAGTTCAAAAGTTGTTCGGGGAGCAATATTATTCTGGTATGGTTACCGAGTTTGACAAAGAGTCAGGGTGGTACAGAGTGGTATATGAAGATGGTGACTTTGAAGATCTTGACTGGCATGAGTTGGAAGAGGTGCTTCTGCCCTTGGACATAACAGTTCCACTGAGATCATTAGCACTTAAGACTATCAGGAGAAGCAAGAAAGTTGTCAACAAATCCGGGAAAAATGTTGGTCATTCTCGAATCGGTAAAGCCAAAAATGTGGCAAGTAAGGGAAAGAAAATTTCGGAGCATGAAGAGGCAAAGGTTGACAAAGCTCAATTGTTCATAGAGGGTAAGCAGGAATAG